The following are encoded in a window of Chaetodon auriga isolate fChaAug3 chromosome 24, fChaAug3.hap1, whole genome shotgun sequence genomic DNA:
- the LOC143317238 gene encoding uncharacterized protein LOC143317238, with amino-acid sequence MDLKLLFSLLIQFAAKCVFGENVNAGDSVKLTASKSCADGHEFTLTTRDNSVTVATLVDGVWKAQGVYEGRIEHLSASSVCLSRVNFNDRGAFEFVCGGNDDSPSVTQLTVVVPYDMAVSDGGAALLPCHASTDGDTQKVRWERNGELVLELDRFSGPVSHGPGFEGRGSVPPDWKSTGNLSLTLEGVRHEDEGQFTCYVIPKKGEGKRGEPPAVRMRVNERKQTTGPPPPQTPGPPEVNTGLTVSIAFNVLLLFLCLVFLVLWLKSRRLQTPGTAGSAGREGAPERDVEEGLVPHSRVTLSQVSGA; translated from the exons ATGGACCTCAAACTTCTCTTCTCGCTGCTCATTCAATTTGCTGCCAAGTGCGTCTTTGGAGAAAACGTAAACGCGGGAGACTCCGTAAAACTGACGGCGAGTAAAAGCTGCGCAGATGGACACGAGTTCACGCTGACTACCCGGGATAACTCAGTGACGGTGGCCACACTTGTTGACGGTGTCTGGAAGGCGCAGGGAGTTTATGAAGGTCGGATTGAGCACCTCTCggcctcctctgtctgcctcagccGTGTCAACTTCAACGACCGCGGGGCGTTTGAGTTCGTCTGCGGCGGCAACGACGACTCGCCGTCCGTCACCCAGCTGACGGTGGTCGTTCCTTACGACATGGCTGTGAGTGATGGAGGAGCGGCTCTCCTCCCCTGCCATGCCTCCACTGACGGCGACACACAGAAGGTGAGATGGGAAAGAAACGGGGAACTCGTGCTCGAGCTGGATCGCTTCTCCGGCCCGGTCTCACACGGACCGGGATTTGAAGGAAGAGGGTCCGTGCCTCCCGACTGGAAGTCGACGGGAAACCTGTCGCTGACTCTGGAGGGGGTCCGGCACGAGGACGAGGGTCAGTTCACCTGCTACGTCATCCCTAAAaagggagaggggaagagggggGAGCCCCCTGCCGTGAGGATGAGGGTCAACGAGAGAAAGCAGACCACCGGCCCACCGCCGCCT CAGACTCCGGGACCCCCTGAAGTGAACACGGGACTCACCGTCAGCATCGCATTCAAcgtgctgcttttgtttttgtgtttggtttttttggttttgtggctCAAATCTAGAAGACTTCAGACACCTGGAACAGCTGGATCAGCTGGGAGAGAGGGGGCACCTGAGAGAGATGTGGAGGAGGGACTTGTCCCTCACAGTAGAGTCACTCTTTCTCAGGTTAGTGGAGCTTAA
- the LOC143317236 gene encoding uncharacterized protein LOC143317236 isoform X1, whose product MDLKLFLSLFILLFAANHVSGENVNAGDSVNLTAYKSCADGDGFKLTTRDNSVTVATLVGGVWRPEEIYEGRIEHLSASSVCLSRVNFNDRGAFEFVCGGNDDSPSVTQLTVVVPYDMAVSDGGAALLPCHASTDGDTQKVRWERNGELVLELDRFSGRVSHGPGFEGRGSVPPDWKSTGNLSLTLERVQHEDEGQFTCYIISKDGKTKMGEPPAVRMRVNERKQTTGPPPSQTPGPPGMSTGLTVSIVFNVILGFLVFLLLLVLCLKSRRRQTRRTARSAGREGAPERDVEDELVPHSRVTLSQVSGA is encoded by the exons ATGGATCTCAAACTTTTCTTGTCGCTGTTTATTCTCCTTTTTGCTGCCAATCACGTCTCTGGAGAAAACGTAAACGCGGGAGACTCCGTAAACCTGACGGCGTATAAAAGCTGCGCAGATGGCGACGGGTTCAAGCTGACTACCCGGGATAACTCAGTGACGGTGGCCACACTTGTTGGCGGCGTCTGGAGGCCGGAGGAAATTTATGAAGGTCGGATTGAGCACCTCTCggcctcctctgtctgcctcagccGTGTCAACTTCAACGACCGCGGGGCGTTTGAGTTCGTCTGCGGCGGCAACGACGACTCGCCGTCCGTCACCCAGCTGACGGTGGTCGTTCCTTACGACATGGCTGTGAGTGATGGAGGAGCGGCTCTCCTCCCCTGCCATGCCTCCACTGACGGCGACACACAGAAGGTGAGATGGGAAAGAAACGGGGAACTCGTGCTCGAGCTGGATCGCTTCTCCGGCCGGGTCTCACACGGACCGGGATTTGAAGGAAGAGGGTCCGTGCCTCCCGACTGGAAGTCGACGGGAAACTTGTCGCTGACTCTGGAGAGGGTCCAGCACGAGGACGAGGGTCAGTTCACCTGCTACATCATCTCTAAAGACGGAAAGACGAAGATGGGGGAGCCCCCTGCCGTGAGGATGAGGGTCAACGAGAGAAAGCAGACCACCGGCCCACCGCCGTCT CAGACTCCGGGACCCCCTGGAATGAGCACGGGACTCACCGTCAGCATCGTATTCAACGTGATTTTgggttttttggtttttttgttacttttggtTTTGTGCCTCAAATCTAGAAGACGTCAGACACGTAGAACAGCTCGATCAGCTGGGAGAGAGGGGGCACCTGAGAGAGATGTGGAGGACGAACTTGTCCCTCACAGTAGAGTCACTCTTTCTCAGGTTAGTGGAGCTTAA
- the LOC143317236 gene encoding uncharacterized protein LOC143317236 isoform X2: MDLKLFLSLFILLFAANHVSGENVNAGDSVNLTAYKSCADGDGFKLTTRDNSVTVATLVGGVWRPEEIYEGRIEHLSASSVCLSRVNFNDRGAFEFVCGGNDDSPSVTQLTVVVPYDMAVSDGGAALLPCHASTDGDTQKVRWERNGELVLELDRFSGRVSHGPGFEGRGSVPPDWKSTGNLSLTLERVQHEDEGQFTCYIISKDGKTKMGEPPAVRMRVNERKQTTGPPPSTPGPPGMSTGLTVSIVFNVILGFLVFLLLLVLCLKSRRRQTRRTARSAGREGAPERDVEDELVPHSRVTLSQVSGA, translated from the exons ATGGATCTCAAACTTTTCTTGTCGCTGTTTATTCTCCTTTTTGCTGCCAATCACGTCTCTGGAGAAAACGTAAACGCGGGAGACTCCGTAAACCTGACGGCGTATAAAAGCTGCGCAGATGGCGACGGGTTCAAGCTGACTACCCGGGATAACTCAGTGACGGTGGCCACACTTGTTGGCGGCGTCTGGAGGCCGGAGGAAATTTATGAAGGTCGGATTGAGCACCTCTCggcctcctctgtctgcctcagccGTGTCAACTTCAACGACCGCGGGGCGTTTGAGTTCGTCTGCGGCGGCAACGACGACTCGCCGTCCGTCACCCAGCTGACGGTGGTCGTTCCTTACGACATGGCTGTGAGTGATGGAGGAGCGGCTCTCCTCCCCTGCCATGCCTCCACTGACGGCGACACACAGAAGGTGAGATGGGAAAGAAACGGGGAACTCGTGCTCGAGCTGGATCGCTTCTCCGGCCGGGTCTCACACGGACCGGGATTTGAAGGAAGAGGGTCCGTGCCTCCCGACTGGAAGTCGACGGGAAACTTGTCGCTGACTCTGGAGAGGGTCCAGCACGAGGACGAGGGTCAGTTCACCTGCTACATCATCTCTAAAGACGGAAAGACGAAGATGGGGGAGCCCCCTGCCGTGAGGATGAGGGTCAACGAGAGAAAGCAGACCACCGGCCCACCGCCGTCT ACTCCGGGACCCCCTGGAATGAGCACGGGACTCACCGTCAGCATCGTATTCAACGTGATTTTgggttttttggtttttttgttacttttggtTTTGTGCCTCAAATCTAGAAGACGTCAGACACGTAGAACAGCTCGATCAGCTGGGAGAGAGGGGGCACCTGAGAGAGATGTGGAGGACGAACTTGTCCCTCACAGTAGAGTCACTCTTTCTCAGGTTAGTGGAGCTTAA